A genomic region of Gossypium hirsutum isolate 1008001.06 chromosome D01, Gossypium_hirsutum_v2.1, whole genome shotgun sequence contains the following coding sequences:
- the LOC107922198 gene encoding F-box protein At1g78280 isoform X1: MENSHESQSLHFKDRRVDALGNFNLLPDELICAILDYLTPRDIARLACVSSVMYIFCNEEPLWMSLCLKKVNGPLPYKGSWKKTTLHLENLPNKYIDYCRKPLQFDGFHSFFLYKRLYRCHTTLDGFSFDDGNVERQNVLSKEQFDREYDRKKPVLLTGLAECWPARTNWTIDKLLLKYGDTAFKISQRTAGKISMKFKDYVSYMNEQHDEDPLYIFDHKFGESAPGLLEDYNVPQIFQEDFFDVLDRDSRPPFRWLIIGPERSGASWHVDPALTSAWNTLLCGRKRWALYPPGRVPFGVTVHVNDEDGDVNIDTPSSLQWWLDYYPLLADEDKPIECTQLPGETIFVPSGWWHCVLNLETTVAVTQNFVNPRNFEFVCLDMAPGFQHKGVCRVGLLAVDGGCLVNMEKNMSCDKDNFNNSDLTRKEKRVKILRSQESENHEETANAASRRYNLWKHGFSYDINYLTMFLDREKDHYTSPWSSGNCIGPREMREWLSRLWVGKPRMRELIWKGACLAINADKWLECLGKICSFHNLPFPNDDEKLPVGTGSNPVYVMDEYVVKIFVEGGLEASILGLGTELEFYNTLCEVDSPLKNYIPTVLASGILHLENGSFEIDSWDGKKVPDVLAKCNLIPETGKGDVFPFGIQSKKLFEYRKAGLPESGPDSSAGSNSIWPYLITKRCKGKIYAELRDELSWEDVLNLASFLGEQLQNLHSLPHPSLGNSSLSVVEQKKEFSFANGMDIDVACNELDIHIPAEWEIFVRTLSQKKKDVSSRLNKWGVPVPEKLMEKIDGYLPDDFLKLLFISEQNGMKRALKPLSWIHSDIMDDNVYLEPCCTFGSNEIAALTDNGSVNGHNNGGEVKSWRPNYIIDFSDLSIGDPLYDVIPIHLDVFRGNSSLLKQFLQCYKLPLMQKTPENRSITANDKFRRLSYQAMCYCILHDENVLGAIFSLWTELQTAETWEEVEQMVWGELNNYQGVACHVTPTPNL, from the exons ATGGAAAATTCTCATGAATCCCAGAGTTTGCATTTCAAAGACCGGCGCGTGGATGCCCTGGGCAACTTCAACCTCCTCCCCGATGAACTCATTTGTGCCATCTTAGATTACCTCACTCCTCGAGATATAGCTCGTCTCGCTTGTGTCAGcag TGTTATGTATATATTCTGCAATGAAGAGCCGCTTTGGATGAGCCTTTGCCTCAAGAAAGTCAACGGTCCACTTCCATACAAAGGCTCTTGGAAAAAGACGACGTTGCATTT AGAGAATTTGCCgaataaatatatagactattgCCGAAAACCATTGCAGTTTGATG GATTTCACTCTTTCTTCTTATACAAAAGATTATATAGGTGCCATACTACATTAGACGGGTTTTCTTTCGATGATGGAAATGTTGAAAGACAAAACGTTTTATCGAAGGAACAGTTTGATCGCGAATATGATAGGAAAAAACCG GTTTTGCTCACTGGATTGGCCGAGTGTTGGCCCGCAAGGACTAATTGGACAATTGACAAACTACTGCTCAAATATGGAGATACAGCATTTAAGATCTCTCAAAGAACTGCTGGAAAAATTTCAATGAAATTCAAGGATTATGTATCATACATGAACGAACAGCATGATGAGGATCCTCTTTATATTTTTGATCACAAG TTTGGAGAATCTGCACCTGGGTTGTTGGAAGATTACAATGTGCCCCAAATATTTCAAGAAGACTTCTTTGATGTTCTAGATAGAGATAGTCGACCACCATTCAGATGGCTTATCATTGGGCCAGAGAGGTCTGGTGCCTCTTGGCATGTTGATCCAGCACTTACCAGCGCCTGGAATACTCTTCTATGTGGTCGTAAAAG GTGGGCGTTGTATCCTCCTGGAAGAGTTCCTTTTGGCGTTACAGTGCATGTAAATGATGAAGATGGTGATGTCAACATTGATACTCCATCATCATTACAG TGGTGGCTAGATTATTATCCACTTCTTGCTGATGAAGACAAGCCAATTGAGTGTACTCAGCTACCTGGGGAGACGATATTTGTTCCAAGTGGATGGTGGCACTGTGTCCTGAATTTGGAAACAACTGTTGCAGTGACACAAAATTTTGTAAATCCAAGGAACTTCGAATTTGTATGTCTAGATATGGCTCCAGGATTCCAACATAAAGGAGTTTGTCGTGTTGGATTACTTGCTGTTGATGGAGGCTGTTTAGTGAACATGGAGAAAAACATGTCCTGTGACAAAGACAATTTTAATAATTCAGACCTGACTAGGAAAGAGAAGCGGGTCAAAATTCTAAGATCCCAAGAGAGTGAAAATCATGAAGAAACAGCTAATGCTGCTTCTAGAAGATATAATttatggaaacatggtttttctTATGATATAAATTACTTGACCATGTTTTTGGATAGAGAAAAGGACCACTATACTTCTCCATGGAGCTCGGGCAATTGCATAGGGCCGCGAGAAATGAGGGAATGGCTTTCCAGGCTTTGGGTTGGAAAACCGAGAATGAGAGAGCTGATTTGGAAG GGAGCATGTCTTGCAATAAACGCAGACAAATGGTTGGAGTGCTTGGggaaaatctgctcatttcacaATTTGCCTTTTCCCAATGATGATGAGAAGCTTCCTGTGGGAACAGGCAGCAATCCT GTttatgtcatggatgaatatgtggTTAAAATCTTTGTTGAAGGAGGGCTGGAAGCTTCAATACTTGGTTTAGGCACTGAG CTTGAATTCTACAACACTCTTTGTGAAGTTGATTCCCCTCTGAAAAACTACATTCCTACTGTATTGGCTAGTGGGATTCTGCACTTGGAAAATGGATCTTTCGAAATCGATTCTTGGGATGGTAAAAAAGTTCCTGATGTGCTTGCAAAGTGCAATTTGATTCCAGAAACGGGAAAAGGTGACGTTTTCCCCTTTGGTATACAGAGCAAGAAACTGTTCGAATATAGAAAAGCTGGATTACCAGAATCTGGACCAGACAGTTCAGCTGGATCAAATAGTATCTGGCCTTATCTTATAACAAAGCGTTGCAAAGGAAAGATTTATGCTGAGTT AAGAGATGAACTATCATGGGAAGATGTGCTTAACTTAGCTTCCTTTTTAGGAGAGCAACTGCAAAACCTTCATAGTTTACCCCATCCTTCCTTGGGAAATTCATCTCTTTCAGTTGTTGAACAGAAAAAAGAGTTTTCTTTTGCCAATGGCATGGACATCGACGTTGCCTGCAACGAGTTAGATATTCACATTCCAGCTGAATGGGAAATCTTCGTGAGAACTCTAAGCCAGAAGAAGAAGGATGTTTCCAGCCGCTTGAATAAATG GGGGGTGCCAGTTCCTGAAAAGCTGATGGAGAAAATTGATGGATACCTCCCTGATGATTTTCTGAAGCTGCTTTTTATATCTGAG caaaatggcatgaaaagagcTCTAAAGCCTTTGTCATGGATACACTCGGATATTATGGATGATAATGTTTACTTGGAACCATGCTGTACATTTGGCTCAAATGAAATTGCTGCCTTGACGGATAACGGTTCAGTGAATGGGCATAATAATGGTGGAGAAGTGAAATCTTGGCGCCCTAATTACATCATTGATTTCAGCGATCTTTCTATAG gCGATCCCCTATATGACGTGATACCAATACATTTAGATGTTTTTAGAGGCAATTCTTCTCTCCTTAAGCAGTTTCTACAATGCTATAAACTTCCTTTGATGCAAAAAAcaccagagaacagatcaatcaCTGCTAATGACAAGTTCAGACGACTTTCATACCAAGCTAT GTGCTACTGTATTTTGCATGATGAGAATGTCTTGGGTGCTATATTTAGTCTATGGACTGAACTTCAAACAGCAGAAACATGGGAAGAAGTTGAGCAAATGGTTTGGGGAGAATTAAATAACTATCAAGGCGTTGCCTGTCATGTTACTCCCACTCCAAATTTATAA
- the LOC107922198 gene encoding F-box protein At1g78280 isoform X2: MENSHESQSLHFKDRRVDALGNFNLLPDELICAILDYLTPRDIARLACVSRENLPNKYIDYCRKPLQFDGFHSFFLYKRLYRCHTTLDGFSFDDGNVERQNVLSKEQFDREYDRKKPVLLTGLAECWPARTNWTIDKLLLKYGDTAFKISQRTAGKISMKFKDYVSYMNEQHDEDPLYIFDHKFGESAPGLLEDYNVPQIFQEDFFDVLDRDSRPPFRWLIIGPERSGASWHVDPALTSAWNTLLCGRKRWALYPPGRVPFGVTVHVNDEDGDVNIDTPSSLQWWLDYYPLLADEDKPIECTQLPGETIFVPSGWWHCVLNLETTVAVTQNFVNPRNFEFVCLDMAPGFQHKGVCRVGLLAVDGGCLVNMEKNMSCDKDNFNNSDLTRKEKRVKILRSQESENHEETANAASRRYNLWKHGFSYDINYLTMFLDREKDHYTSPWSSGNCIGPREMREWLSRLWVGKPRMRELIWKGACLAINADKWLECLGKICSFHNLPFPNDDEKLPVGTGSNPVYVMDEYVVKIFVEGGLEASILGLGTELEFYNTLCEVDSPLKNYIPTVLASGILHLENGSFEIDSWDGKKVPDVLAKCNLIPETGKGDVFPFGIQSKKLFEYRKAGLPESGPDSSAGSNSIWPYLITKRCKGKIYAELRDELSWEDVLNLASFLGEQLQNLHSLPHPSLGNSSLSVVEQKKEFSFANGMDIDVACNELDIHIPAEWEIFVRTLSQKKKDVSSRLNKWGVPVPEKLMEKIDGYLPDDFLKLLFISEQNGMKRALKPLSWIHSDIMDDNVYLEPCCTFGSNEIAALTDNGSVNGHNNGGEVKSWRPNYIIDFSDLSIGDPLYDVIPIHLDVFRGNSSLLKQFLQCYKLPLMQKTPENRSITANDKFRRLSYQAMCYCILHDENVLGAIFSLWTELQTAETWEEVEQMVWGELNNYQGVACHVTPTPNL; encoded by the exons ATGGAAAATTCTCATGAATCCCAGAGTTTGCATTTCAAAGACCGGCGCGTGGATGCCCTGGGCAACTTCAACCTCCTCCCCGATGAACTCATTTGTGCCATCTTAGATTACCTCACTCCTCGAGATATAGCTCGTCTCGCTTGTGTCAGcag AGAGAATTTGCCgaataaatatatagactattgCCGAAAACCATTGCAGTTTGATG GATTTCACTCTTTCTTCTTATACAAAAGATTATATAGGTGCCATACTACATTAGACGGGTTTTCTTTCGATGATGGAAATGTTGAAAGACAAAACGTTTTATCGAAGGAACAGTTTGATCGCGAATATGATAGGAAAAAACCG GTTTTGCTCACTGGATTGGCCGAGTGTTGGCCCGCAAGGACTAATTGGACAATTGACAAACTACTGCTCAAATATGGAGATACAGCATTTAAGATCTCTCAAAGAACTGCTGGAAAAATTTCAATGAAATTCAAGGATTATGTATCATACATGAACGAACAGCATGATGAGGATCCTCTTTATATTTTTGATCACAAG TTTGGAGAATCTGCACCTGGGTTGTTGGAAGATTACAATGTGCCCCAAATATTTCAAGAAGACTTCTTTGATGTTCTAGATAGAGATAGTCGACCACCATTCAGATGGCTTATCATTGGGCCAGAGAGGTCTGGTGCCTCTTGGCATGTTGATCCAGCACTTACCAGCGCCTGGAATACTCTTCTATGTGGTCGTAAAAG GTGGGCGTTGTATCCTCCTGGAAGAGTTCCTTTTGGCGTTACAGTGCATGTAAATGATGAAGATGGTGATGTCAACATTGATACTCCATCATCATTACAG TGGTGGCTAGATTATTATCCACTTCTTGCTGATGAAGACAAGCCAATTGAGTGTACTCAGCTACCTGGGGAGACGATATTTGTTCCAAGTGGATGGTGGCACTGTGTCCTGAATTTGGAAACAACTGTTGCAGTGACACAAAATTTTGTAAATCCAAGGAACTTCGAATTTGTATGTCTAGATATGGCTCCAGGATTCCAACATAAAGGAGTTTGTCGTGTTGGATTACTTGCTGTTGATGGAGGCTGTTTAGTGAACATGGAGAAAAACATGTCCTGTGACAAAGACAATTTTAATAATTCAGACCTGACTAGGAAAGAGAAGCGGGTCAAAATTCTAAGATCCCAAGAGAGTGAAAATCATGAAGAAACAGCTAATGCTGCTTCTAGAAGATATAATttatggaaacatggtttttctTATGATATAAATTACTTGACCATGTTTTTGGATAGAGAAAAGGACCACTATACTTCTCCATGGAGCTCGGGCAATTGCATAGGGCCGCGAGAAATGAGGGAATGGCTTTCCAGGCTTTGGGTTGGAAAACCGAGAATGAGAGAGCTGATTTGGAAG GGAGCATGTCTTGCAATAAACGCAGACAAATGGTTGGAGTGCTTGGggaaaatctgctcatttcacaATTTGCCTTTTCCCAATGATGATGAGAAGCTTCCTGTGGGAACAGGCAGCAATCCT GTttatgtcatggatgaatatgtggTTAAAATCTTTGTTGAAGGAGGGCTGGAAGCTTCAATACTTGGTTTAGGCACTGAG CTTGAATTCTACAACACTCTTTGTGAAGTTGATTCCCCTCTGAAAAACTACATTCCTACTGTATTGGCTAGTGGGATTCTGCACTTGGAAAATGGATCTTTCGAAATCGATTCTTGGGATGGTAAAAAAGTTCCTGATGTGCTTGCAAAGTGCAATTTGATTCCAGAAACGGGAAAAGGTGACGTTTTCCCCTTTGGTATACAGAGCAAGAAACTGTTCGAATATAGAAAAGCTGGATTACCAGAATCTGGACCAGACAGTTCAGCTGGATCAAATAGTATCTGGCCTTATCTTATAACAAAGCGTTGCAAAGGAAAGATTTATGCTGAGTT AAGAGATGAACTATCATGGGAAGATGTGCTTAACTTAGCTTCCTTTTTAGGAGAGCAACTGCAAAACCTTCATAGTTTACCCCATCCTTCCTTGGGAAATTCATCTCTTTCAGTTGTTGAACAGAAAAAAGAGTTTTCTTTTGCCAATGGCATGGACATCGACGTTGCCTGCAACGAGTTAGATATTCACATTCCAGCTGAATGGGAAATCTTCGTGAGAACTCTAAGCCAGAAGAAGAAGGATGTTTCCAGCCGCTTGAATAAATG GGGGGTGCCAGTTCCTGAAAAGCTGATGGAGAAAATTGATGGATACCTCCCTGATGATTTTCTGAAGCTGCTTTTTATATCTGAG caaaatggcatgaaaagagcTCTAAAGCCTTTGTCATGGATACACTCGGATATTATGGATGATAATGTTTACTTGGAACCATGCTGTACATTTGGCTCAAATGAAATTGCTGCCTTGACGGATAACGGTTCAGTGAATGGGCATAATAATGGTGGAGAAGTGAAATCTTGGCGCCCTAATTACATCATTGATTTCAGCGATCTTTCTATAG gCGATCCCCTATATGACGTGATACCAATACATTTAGATGTTTTTAGAGGCAATTCTTCTCTCCTTAAGCAGTTTCTACAATGCTATAAACTTCCTTTGATGCAAAAAAcaccagagaacagatcaatcaCTGCTAATGACAAGTTCAGACGACTTTCATACCAAGCTAT GTGCTACTGTATTTTGCATGATGAGAATGTCTTGGGTGCTATATTTAGTCTATGGACTGAACTTCAAACAGCAGAAACATGGGAAGAAGTTGAGCAAATGGTTTGGGGAGAATTAAATAACTATCAAGGCGTTGCCTGTCATGTTACTCCCACTCCAAATTTATAA